Proteins from one Mycolicibacter virginiensis genomic window:
- the gap gene encoding type I glyceraldehyde-3-phosphate dehydrogenase, giving the protein MTVRVGVNGFGRIGRNFFRALDAQKALGNNTDIEIVAVNDLTDNASLAHLLKFDSILGRLPHDVSLEGDDTIVVGNTKIKALEVKEGPAALPWGDLGVDVVVESTGIFTNAAKAKGHLDAGAKKVIISAPATDEDITIVLGVNDDKYDGSQNIISNASCTTNCLGPLAKVLNDEFGIVKGLMTTIHAYTQDQNLQDGPHSDLRRARAAAVNIVPTGTGAAKAIGLVLPELKGKLDGYALRVPIPTGSVTDLTAELSKSASVEDINAAMKAAAEGPMKGILKYYDAPIVSSDIVTDPHSSLYDSGLTKVIDNQAKVVSWYDNEWGYSNRLVDLIALVGKSL; this is encoded by the coding sequence GTGACGGTCCGGGTAGGCGTGAACGGCTTCGGCCGCATCGGGCGGAACTTCTTCAGGGCATTGGACGCTCAGAAGGCCCTGGGTAACAACACCGACATCGAGATCGTCGCGGTCAACGACCTGACCGACAACGCCAGCCTGGCGCACCTGCTGAAGTTCGACTCGATCCTGGGCCGGCTGCCCCACGACGTCAGCCTCGAAGGCGACGACACCATCGTCGTCGGCAACACCAAGATCAAGGCCCTCGAGGTCAAGGAAGGCCCGGCGGCCCTGCCCTGGGGTGACCTGGGTGTCGACGTCGTCGTCGAGTCCACCGGTATCTTCACCAACGCCGCTAAGGCCAAGGGCCACCTGGACGCGGGTGCCAAGAAGGTCATCATCTCCGCGCCGGCCACCGATGAGGACATCACCATCGTGCTGGGCGTCAACGACGACAAGTACGACGGCAGCCAGAACATCATCTCCAACGCCTCGTGCACCACGAACTGCCTCGGCCCGCTGGCCAAGGTGCTCAACGACGAGTTCGGCATCGTCAAGGGCCTGATGACCACCATCCACGCCTACACCCAGGACCAGAACCTGCAGGACGGCCCGCACAGCGACCTGCGTCGCGCCCGCGCCGCCGCGGTCAACATCGTGCCCACCGGCACCGGTGCCGCCAAGGCGATCGGCCTGGTGCTGCCCGAGCTGAAGGGCAAGCTGGACGGCTACGCACTGCGGGTGCCGATCCCCACCGGTTCGGTCACCGACCTCACCGCCGAGCTGAGCAAGTCGGCGTCGGTTGAAGACATCAACGCCGCCATGAAGGCCGCCGCCGAGGGACCGATGAAGGGCATCCTGAAGTACTACGACGCCCCGATCGTGTCGAGCGACATCGTCACCGATCCGCACTCGTCGCTGTACGACTCCGGGTTGACCAAGGTCATCGACAACCAGGCCAAGGTGGTCTCCTGGTACGACAACGAGTGGGGCTACTCCAACCGTCTGGTCGACCTGATCGCTCTCGTCGGCAAGTCGCTGTAA
- the opcA gene encoding glucose-6-phosphate dehydrogenase assembly protein OpcA, producing the protein MIIELPNTTTTAINKKLNAIREQVGAATTGRVLTLIIALETDALLDESIAAANIASQEHPSRVIAVVSSDPDAGESRLDAEVRMFGDAGASEVVVLRLYGPLAGHADAVVVPFLLPDIPVVAWWPDVAPVAPATDPLGALALRRITDATNAPDPRAAINSRRDGYTAGDTDLSWSRITYWRALLASALDQPPFEPIRSAVVSGLATEPALDILAGWLASRIDGPVRRAVGELKIELTRDSETVALSRPQDGVTATLSRTGRPAALVPLPRRVTAECLAEDLRRLDADVIYGAALTGLEEVEYL; encoded by the coding sequence ATGATTATCGAACTGCCGAACACCACCACCACCGCGATCAACAAGAAGCTCAACGCGATCCGCGAGCAGGTCGGTGCGGCGACGACGGGCCGGGTGCTGACGCTGATCATCGCGCTGGAAACAGACGCCCTGCTCGATGAGTCCATCGCGGCGGCCAACATCGCCAGCCAAGAACACCCGAGCCGGGTGATCGCGGTGGTCAGCAGCGACCCCGATGCCGGTGAGTCCCGCTTGGATGCCGAGGTGCGAATGTTCGGCGATGCGGGCGCCAGCGAGGTGGTGGTGCTCCGGCTGTACGGCCCGTTGGCCGGCCACGCCGACGCGGTCGTCGTGCCCTTCCTGCTGCCCGATATCCCGGTGGTCGCGTGGTGGCCCGATGTCGCGCCCGTGGCGCCGGCCACCGACCCGCTGGGGGCCCTGGCGTTGCGGCGAATCACCGACGCCACCAACGCCCCCGATCCCCGGGCGGCGATCAACAGCCGCCGCGACGGCTACACCGCCGGTGACACGGACCTGTCGTGGAGTCGCATCACCTACTGGCGGGCGCTGCTCGCCTCCGCGCTGGATCAACCACCGTTCGAGCCGATCCGCTCGGCGGTGGTCTCCGGGCTGGCGACCGAACCGGCCCTGGACATCCTGGCCGGCTGGCTGGCCAGTCGCATCGACGGCCCGGTGCGGCGTGCGGTCGGCGAATTGAAGATCGAATTGACCCGCGACAGCGAGACCGTGGCACTGAGCCGCCCCCAAGACGGGGTCACCGCCACTTTGAGCCGCACCGGAAGGCCGGCGGCACTGGTGCCGCTGCCCCGCCGGGTGACCGCGGAGTGTCTGGCTGAAGACCTGCGCCGGCTCGATGCCGACGTTATTTACGGCGCCGCGCTGACGGGCCTGGAAGAAGTGGAGTATCTGTGA
- the pgl gene encoding 6-phosphogluconolactonase yields MIVATYPDADALVAAAGDRLANAVELAIAARGRALVVLTGGGNGIALLHRLGEHAARIDWTKVHLFFGDDRFVPADDADRNDKQAREALLGRIEIPAANVHAMPASDGDYGDDLDAAAQAYQEVLAANAEPGQPAPDFDVHLLGMGPEGHINSLFPDTAAVKETTRLVVGVPDSPKPPPRRITLTLPAIQRSREVWLVVAGESKAEAVASAVGGADPIAVPAAGATGREQTVWLLDEAAASQLPG; encoded by the coding sequence GTGATCGTTGCGACCTACCCCGACGCCGACGCGCTGGTCGCCGCTGCTGGTGACCGGCTGGCCAATGCCGTCGAATTGGCCATCGCCGCGCGGGGCCGGGCGTTGGTGGTGCTGACCGGTGGCGGTAACGGTATCGCGTTGCTGCATCGCCTCGGCGAGCACGCCGCGCGGATCGATTGGACAAAGGTGCATCTGTTCTTCGGTGACGACCGCTTCGTTCCGGCGGACGACGCCGACCGCAACGACAAGCAGGCCCGCGAAGCGTTGTTGGGCCGCATCGAGATCCCGGCCGCCAACGTGCACGCCATGCCGGCCAGCGACGGTGACTACGGCGATGACCTCGACGCCGCCGCGCAGGCCTACCAGGAGGTGTTGGCGGCCAACGCCGAGCCGGGCCAGCCCGCGCCGGACTTCGACGTGCACCTGCTGGGTATGGGCCCCGAGGGGCACATCAACTCGCTGTTTCCCGACACCGCGGCCGTGAAGGAGACCACCCGGCTGGTGGTTGGGGTACCTGATTCACCCAAGCCGCCCCCGCGCCGAATCACGCTGACACTGCCCGCGATCCAGCGCTCCCGCGAGGTGTGGCTGGTGGTAGCCGGTGAGTCCAAGGCCGAGGCGGTCGCCTCCGCCGTCGGTGGCGCCGACCCGATCGCGGTGCCCGCCGCCGGAGCCACGGGGCGTGAGCAGACGGTGTGGCTGCTCGACGAGGCGGCGGCATCGCAGCTGCCCGGCTAA
- the zwf gene encoding glucose-6-phosphate dehydrogenase has product MAGAGAARNTPSGWQNPLRDKRDKRLPRIAGPCGVVIFGVTGDLARRKLMPAIYDLANRGLLPATFALVGFARRDWADEDFADVVYQAVKEHARTPFRQVVWDRLASGFRFVTGTFDDDEAFARLAQTLEELDAERGTGGNHAFYLSIPPGAFPVVCEKLHSTGLARPRDGRWSRVVIEKPFGHDLTSAVELNSVVNSVFPEESVFRIDHYLGKETVQNILALRFANQLFDPIWNAHYVDHVQITMAEDIGLGGRAGYYDGIGAARDVIQNHLLQLLALTAMEEPVSFSPAELQAEKIKVLSATRLAQPLDETTSRGQYAAGWQGGERVVGLLDEEGFAHDSRTETFAAITLEVDTRRWAGVPFYLRTGKRLGRRVTEIALVFKRAPHLPFDDTMTDELGKNALVIRVQPDEGITLRFGSKVPGHLMEVRDVNMDFSYGSTFSEDSPEAYERLILDVLLGEPSLFPVNAEVELSWEILDPVLENWAEHGKPEPYVAGSWGPQSAFDMLTRTGREWRRP; this is encoded by the coding sequence ATGGCCGGCGCCGGGGCAGCGCGAAACACCCCCTCGGGGTGGCAGAACCCGCTGCGAGACAAGCGAGACAAACGCCTGCCCCGCATCGCCGGCCCCTGCGGCGTGGTGATTTTCGGAGTCACCGGCGACCTGGCCCGGCGCAAGCTCATGCCGGCCATCTACGATCTGGCCAACCGCGGATTGTTGCCGGCGACCTTCGCGCTGGTCGGTTTCGCCCGCCGGGACTGGGCCGACGAGGACTTCGCCGACGTGGTCTACCAGGCCGTCAAGGAGCACGCCCGGACCCCGTTCCGGCAGGTGGTGTGGGACCGACTGGCGTCCGGATTTCGTTTCGTCACCGGCACATTCGATGACGACGAGGCCTTTGCCCGGCTAGCGCAGACCCTCGAAGAACTCGACGCCGAGCGCGGTACCGGCGGCAATCACGCCTTCTACCTGTCGATCCCGCCCGGCGCCTTCCCGGTGGTCTGCGAGAAGCTGCACTCGACGGGGCTGGCTCGGCCGCGCGACGGCCGGTGGAGCCGGGTGGTGATCGAGAAGCCGTTCGGTCACGACCTGACCAGCGCGGTCGAGCTCAACAGTGTGGTCAACAGTGTCTTCCCGGAAGAGTCGGTGTTCCGGATCGACCACTACCTGGGCAAGGAGACGGTCCAGAACATCCTGGCGCTGCGCTTCGCCAACCAGCTGTTCGACCCGATCTGGAACGCCCACTACGTCGACCACGTGCAGATCACCATGGCCGAGGACATCGGCTTGGGCGGGCGAGCCGGCTACTACGACGGCATCGGAGCTGCCCGGGACGTGATCCAGAACCACCTACTGCAGTTGCTGGCCCTCACGGCGATGGAGGAGCCGGTGAGCTTCTCCCCTGCCGAGCTGCAGGCCGAGAAGATCAAGGTGCTCTCGGCCACCCGGCTGGCACAGCCGCTGGATGAGACCACCTCTCGCGGGCAATACGCCGCCGGGTGGCAGGGCGGCGAACGCGTCGTGGGCCTGCTCGACGAGGAAGGGTTCGCCCACGATTCACGGACCGAGACCTTCGCGGCGATCACCCTGGAGGTCGACACGCGGCGCTGGGCCGGCGTCCCGTTCTACCTGCGGACCGGCAAACGCCTGGGCCGGCGGGTCACGGAGATCGCGCTGGTGTTCAAGCGCGCACCGCACCTGCCGTTCGACGACACCATGACCGACGAATTGGGCAAGAACGCGTTGGTGATTCGGGTGCAGCCCGACGAGGGAATCACCCTGCGGTTCGGGTCCAAGGTGCCCGGCCACCTGATGGAGGTCCGCGACGTCAACATGGACTTCTCCTACGGCTCGACGTTCTCCGAGGATTCACCGGAGGCCTACGAGCGGCTGATCCTGGATGTGCTGTTGGGCGAGCCCTCCCTGTTCCCGGTCAACGCCGAGGTCGAATTGTCTTGGGAGATACTCGATCCAGTGCTCGAGAACTGGGCCGAGCACGGTAAGCCCGAGCCGTATGTGGCCGGAAGTTGGGGACCGCAGTCGGCGTTCGACATGCTCACCCGAACCGGGCGGGAATGGCGGCGCCCATGA
- a CDS encoding phosphoglycerate kinase: MSSVKAVSDLIAEGVSGRGVLVRSDLNVPLDDGKITDLGRITASVPTLRALVEAGAKVVVTAHLGRPKDGPDPKLSLAPVAAALGEQLGRHVQLAGDVVGTDALARAEGLTDGDILLLENIRFDARETSKDDSERLALARALAELVAAPDGSPGAFVSDGFGVVHRKQASVYDIATLLPSYAGTLVAAEIQVLQQLTESTERPYAVVLGGSKVSDKLGVIKSLATKADSIVIGGGMCFTFLAAQGLEVGTSLLEADMVDTCRQLLDEYADVLRLPVDIVVADKFDAAATGEVVAADAIPDGKMGLDVGPGSVERFAALLGNAKTIFWNGPMGVFEFPAFEAGTRGVAEAIAAATAKGAFSVVGGGDSAAAVRALGLSEDGFSHISTGGGASLEYLEGKPLPGLQVLETGGSE; this comes from the coding sequence GTGTCTTCAGTCAAGGCTGTCTCTGACCTGATCGCCGAGGGTGTTTCGGGTCGGGGCGTGCTGGTGCGCTCCGACCTGAACGTCCCGCTCGACGATGGAAAGATCACCGACCTGGGCCGGATCACCGCCTCGGTGCCCACGCTGCGCGCGTTGGTCGAGGCCGGCGCCAAGGTCGTGGTGACCGCCCACCTGGGCCGGCCCAAGGACGGTCCGGACCCCAAACTGTCGCTGGCGCCGGTCGCGGCCGCGCTCGGCGAGCAGTTGGGCCGGCACGTCCAGCTGGCCGGTGACGTGGTCGGCACCGACGCGCTGGCCCGCGCCGAAGGCCTGACCGACGGCGACATCCTGTTGCTGGAGAACATCCGCTTCGACGCGCGGGAGACCAGCAAGGACGACAGCGAGCGCCTGGCTCTGGCCCGGGCGCTGGCCGAGCTGGTGGCCGCACCGGATGGTTCGCCGGGGGCGTTCGTCTCCGACGGATTCGGTGTGGTGCACCGCAAGCAGGCCTCGGTCTACGACATCGCCACGCTGTTGCCGTCGTATGCCGGGACGCTGGTCGCCGCGGAGATCCAGGTGCTGCAGCAGCTGACCGAGTCCACCGAGCGGCCCTACGCCGTGGTGCTGGGCGGGTCGAAGGTCTCCGACAAGCTGGGCGTGATCAAGTCGCTGGCGACCAAGGCCGACAGCATCGTGATCGGCGGCGGCATGTGCTTCACCTTCCTGGCAGCCCAAGGCCTTGAGGTCGGAACTTCGCTGCTGGAGGCCGACATGGTGGACACCTGCCGGCAACTGCTGGATGAATACGCCGACGTACTGCGGTTGCCGGTGGACATCGTTGTCGCCGACAAGTTCGACGCCGCCGCCACCGGCGAGGTCGTCGCCGCAGACGCCATTCCGGACGGAAAGATGGGCCTGGACGTCGGCCCCGGTTCGGTGGAGCGGTTCGCCGCGCTACTGGGCAACGCCAAGACCATCTTCTGGAACGGGCCGATGGGCGTGTTCGAGTTCCCGGCGTTCGAGGCCGGCACTCGGGGAGTGGCCGAAGCGATCGCAGCTGCCACGGCAAAGGGCGCCTTCAGCGTCGTCGGCGGGGGCGACTCCGCCGCGGCGGTACGGGCGCTGGGACTGAGTGAGGACGGTTTCTCGCACATCTCCACCGGCGGCGGGGCGTCCTTGGAATACCTTGAGGGCAAACCACTGCCAGGGCTGCAGGTTCTGGAAACCGGAGGTTCGGAATGA
- the tpiA gene encoding triose-phosphate isomerase, with translation MSRKPLIAGNWKMNLNHFEAIALVQKVAFALPDKYFDKVDVTVLPPFTDLRSVQTLVDGDKLRLTFGAQDVSQHDAGAYTGEVSGAFLAKLGCTFVVVGHSERRSYHGEDDALVAAKAAAALKHGLTPIICIGEHLEIREAGSHVEHCLEQLRGSLAGLSAEQIGASVIAYEPVWAIGTGRVAGAADAQEVCAAVRAELGKLASPKIADTVRVLYGGSVNAKNVGELIGQPDVDGGLVGGASLDGEQFAMLAALAAGGPLP, from the coding sequence ATGAGTCGTAAGCCGCTGATTGCCGGCAACTGGAAGATGAACCTCAACCACTTCGAGGCCATCGCACTGGTGCAGAAGGTGGCTTTTGCGCTGCCGGACAAGTACTTCGACAAGGTCGATGTCACGGTGCTGCCGCCGTTCACCGACCTGCGCAGCGTGCAGACCCTGGTCGACGGAGACAAGCTTCGGCTGACCTTCGGCGCCCAGGACGTCTCGCAGCACGACGCGGGCGCCTACACCGGCGAGGTCAGCGGGGCGTTCCTGGCCAAGCTGGGCTGCACCTTCGTCGTGGTCGGGCACTCCGAGCGGCGCAGCTACCACGGCGAGGACGACGCGCTGGTCGCCGCGAAGGCCGCCGCCGCCCTCAAGCACGGCCTGACCCCGATCATCTGCATCGGCGAGCACCTGGAGATCCGGGAGGCCGGCAGCCACGTCGAGCACTGCCTGGAGCAGTTGCGCGGCTCGCTGGCCGGGCTGAGCGCCGAGCAGATCGGTGCGAGCGTCATCGCCTACGAACCGGTGTGGGCCATCGGCACCGGCCGGGTGGCCGGTGCGGCGGACGCGCAGGAGGTGTGTGCGGCCGTGCGCGCCGAACTGGGCAAGCTCGCCTCGCCCAAGATCGCCGACACCGTCCGGGTGCTCTACGGCGGATCGGTCAACGCCAAGAACGTCGGAGAACTCATCGGTCAGCCCGATGTCGATGGCGGCTTGGTCGGCGGAGCGTCGCTCGACGGCGAACAGTTCGCGATGCTGGCGGCGCTGGCAGCCGGCGGGCCCCTCCCTTGA
- a CDS encoding ATPase gives MSAMADRSSGTGTERKRLKTLAQAALNADVTVGQLEDVLGGLGGTMNELNSSLANLNATIERLGGGLDHLEETMASLDDLARRLVTLIEPVEAIVNRIDYLVEVGETAMSPLAATENAVRGVFNAMRNRVVR, from the coding sequence ATGAGCGCTATGGCAGACAGAAGCTCAGGCACCGGCACGGAACGTAAGCGGCTCAAGACTTTGGCTCAGGCGGCGCTGAACGCCGACGTGACAGTGGGGCAGCTCGAGGATGTGCTCGGCGGTCTGGGCGGCACCATGAATGAGCTCAACAGTTCCTTGGCCAACCTCAACGCCACGATCGAGCGCCTCGGCGGCGGCCTGGATCACCTTGAGGAGACCATGGCGAGCCTGGATGATCTGGCCCGTCGCCTGGTGACGCTGATCGAACCGGTGGAGGCCATCGTCAACCGGATCGACTACCTGGTCGAAGTCGGCGAGACGGCGATGTCGCCACTGGCGGCGACCGAGAACGCCGTGCGCGGCGTGTTCAACGCCATGCGCAACCGGGTGGTGCGCTGA
- the secG gene encoding preprotein translocase subunit SecG produces the protein MILTLQILLVITSLLVILLVLLHRAKGGGLSTLFGGGVQSSLSGSTVVEKNLDRLTYFVIAIWLISIIAVGLLIKYA, from the coding sequence ATGATCTTGACGCTGCAGATTCTCTTGGTGATCACCAGCCTGCTGGTGATTCTGCTGGTGCTGCTGCACCGCGCCAAGGGTGGCGGCCTGTCGACCCTGTTCGGTGGCGGTGTGCAGTCCAGCCTGTCCGGCTCGACGGTGGTCGAGAAGAACCTGGACCGGCTGACCTACTTCGTCATCGCCATCTGGCTGATCTCCATCATCGCCGTCGGCCTGCTCATCAAGTACGCCTGA
- the tal gene encoding transaldolase: MTQNPKLAALSAAGVSVWLDDLSRDRLTSGNLAELVATRSVVGVTTNPTIFQKALEKGHAYDKQLAELAARGADVDAVIRTVTTDDVRNACDVLSAAWEATDGVDGRVSIEVDPRLAHETDKTVAQAVELWKIVDRPNLFIKIPATKAGLPAITAVLAEGISVNVTLIFSVERHREVMDAYLAGLEAAKAAGHDLAKIHSVASFFVSRVDTEIDARLEKIGSAEALALRGKAGLANARLAYAAYEEVFAGERFAALAADGARVQRPLWASTGVKNPDYPDTLYVTELVAAHTVNTMPEPTLDAVADHGDITGDTIAGTAAASQQVFDQLAAVGIDLTDVFVVLENEGVEKFEASWGELLDATATQLEEAK, encoded by the coding sequence ATGACTCAGAATCCCAAGCTTGCCGCTCTCAGCGCCGCAGGCGTGTCGGTGTGGCTCGATGATCTGTCCCGCGATCGGCTCACGTCGGGCAACCTGGCCGAGCTTGTCGCCACCCGCAGTGTGGTCGGGGTGACCACGAATCCGACCATCTTCCAGAAAGCTCTGGAGAAGGGCCACGCCTACGACAAGCAGCTGGCCGAGCTGGCCGCTCGCGGCGCCGATGTGGACGCGGTGATCCGCACCGTCACCACCGACGACGTGCGCAACGCCTGCGACGTGCTGTCTGCTGCGTGGGAGGCGACCGACGGTGTGGACGGGCGTGTGTCGATCGAGGTCGATCCGCGGCTGGCCCACGAGACCGACAAGACCGTGGCCCAGGCCGTCGAGCTGTGGAAGATCGTCGACCGGCCCAACCTGTTCATCAAGATCCCGGCCACCAAGGCGGGCCTGCCGGCCATCACCGCGGTACTGGCCGAAGGGATTTCGGTCAACGTCACGCTGATCTTCTCCGTCGAACGCCACCGCGAGGTGATGGATGCCTACCTGGCCGGCCTGGAGGCCGCCAAGGCCGCCGGACACGACCTGGCCAAGATCCACTCGGTAGCGTCGTTCTTCGTCTCCCGGGTGGACACCGAGATCGACGCCCGGCTGGAAAAGATCGGCTCGGCCGAGGCCCTGGCGCTGCGCGGCAAGGCCGGTCTCGCCAATGCCCGATTGGCCTACGCGGCATACGAGGAAGTCTTCGCCGGTGAGCGCTTCGCCGCGCTGGCGGCCGACGGTGCGCGGGTACAGCGGCCGTTGTGGGCGTCGACCGGGGTCAAGAACCCGGACTACCCGGACACCCTCTACGTCACCGAGCTGGTCGCGGCCCACACCGTCAACACCATGCCGGAACCGACGTTGGACGCCGTCGCCGACCACGGTGACATCACCGGTGACACCATCGCCGGGACCGCCGCGGCATCCCAGCAGGTCTTCGACCAACTCGCGGCGGTGGGCATCGACCTGACCGATGTGTTCGTGGTGCTGGAGAACGAGGGCGTCGAGAAGTTCGAAGCTTCCTGGGGCGAACTGTTGGACGCCACGGCAACGCAGCTCGAAGAGGCCAAGTGA
- a CDS encoding DUF3556 domain-containing protein yields the protein MGFIKPTVPDVDPETWRATPWPKRIQVCSRHWAEQGFGTPSGVYLIYLVKVAAYVAGAAAVIALTPGLGELGHIADWWTQPIVYQKLVVFSLLFEILGLGCGSGPLTARFWPPIGGVLYWLRPNTIRLPPWPDKVPFTRGDSRTVVDIALYAAVLGSGVWALLSAGQGDPGPVGLLDPVVVAPMAVALVLLGLRDKTIFLAARAEHYGLTLLVFFFPYVDQMAAFKLIILGLWWGAATSKLNHHFPYVVAVMTSNNALLRAKIFTGLKHRMYRDHVNDLRPTRIPQLMAHVGGTTAEFVVPALLVLVAGDHPWRWFLIAFMVVFHLNILSNLPMGVPLEWNVFFGFSLFFLFGQHPEVSVYDLRSPLLMAILFIGLIVIPVAGNMFPQQISFLPAMRYYAGNWAASFWCFRAGTEDIVETNVVKSSALVINQLAKFYDQSTADLVADKVPGAFRAMHLQGRALNGLLPRALNGAANVADYSIRDGEIIAGPLIGWNFGEGHLHNEQLLAAVQRRCQFAEGDLRVIVLEGQPIHRKEQAYRIVDAKSGLIEAGYVAVADMLSRQPWPEPGDELPVRRTEGPVGSVTH from the coding sequence ATGGGGTTCATCAAACCGACGGTTCCCGACGTCGACCCCGAAACGTGGCGCGCCACCCCATGGCCGAAGCGGATCCAGGTGTGCAGCAGGCACTGGGCCGAACAGGGTTTCGGCACCCCGTCCGGTGTCTACCTGATCTACCTGGTCAAGGTCGCGGCCTACGTCGCAGGCGCCGCGGCGGTCATCGCACTGACCCCGGGCCTGGGCGAGCTCGGCCACATCGCCGACTGGTGGACCCAACCGATCGTCTATCAGAAGCTCGTCGTCTTCAGCCTGCTGTTCGAGATCCTGGGATTGGGCTGCGGATCCGGCCCGCTGACCGCCCGGTTCTGGCCGCCCATCGGCGGTGTCCTGTACTGGTTGCGGCCCAACACCATCCGATTGCCGCCCTGGCCCGACAAGGTCCCGTTCACCCGCGGCGATTCCCGCACCGTAGTCGATATCGCGTTGTATGCCGCCGTATTGGGTTCCGGTGTCTGGGCGTTGCTGTCAGCTGGGCAGGGCGATCCCGGCCCGGTAGGTCTGTTGGACCCGGTGGTGGTGGCGCCGATGGCGGTCGCACTGGTGCTCCTGGGCCTGCGGGACAAGACGATCTTCCTGGCCGCCCGCGCCGAGCACTACGGCCTGACGTTGCTGGTGTTCTTCTTTCCCTACGTCGACCAGATGGCCGCGTTCAAGCTCATCATCCTCGGGCTGTGGTGGGGTGCGGCCACCTCCAAGCTCAACCACCACTTTCCCTATGTGGTCGCGGTGATGACGAGCAACAATGCCCTGCTGCGCGCAAAGATCTTCACCGGGCTCAAACACCGGATGTACCGCGATCACGTCAACGACCTGCGCCCTACCCGGATACCGCAGCTGATGGCGCACGTCGGCGGCACTACAGCCGAGTTCGTCGTACCGGCGCTACTGGTGCTCGTCGCCGGCGATCACCCGTGGCGCTGGTTCTTGATCGCGTTCATGGTGGTCTTTCACCTCAACATCCTGTCCAACCTCCCGATGGGAGTCCCGTTGGAATGGAATGTGTTCTTCGGATTCTCGCTGTTCTTCCTATTCGGACAGCACCCCGAAGTCAGCGTCTATGACCTGCGGTCGCCGTTGTTGATGGCCATCCTGTTCATCGGACTCATCGTGATCCCGGTCGCCGGAAACATGTTTCCGCAGCAGATTTCGTTCCTTCCGGCCATGCGCTACTACGCCGGAAACTGGGCGGCCAGCTTCTGGTGCTTCCGCGCCGGCACCGAGGACATCGTGGAGACCAACGTGGTCAAGAGCTCGGCGCTGGTCATCAACCAATTGGCGAAGTTCTATGACCAGTCCACCGCCGACCTCGTCGCCGACAAAGTCCCGGGAGCATTCCGAGCCATGCATCTGCAGGGTCGGGCGCTGAACGGTCTGCTGCCCCGAGCGTTGAATGGAGCGGCCAACGTGGCCGACTACAGCATTCGCGACGGCGAGATCATCGCCGGTCCGCTGATCGGGTGGAACTTCGGTGAAGGCCACCTTCACAACGAGCAGCTGCTCGCGGCCGTGCAGCGCCGCTGTCAGTTCGCCGAGGGTGACCTGCGGGTGATCGTGCTCGAAGGCCAGCCCATCCACCGCAAAGAGCAGGCCTACCGGATTGTCGACGCCAAATCCGGGCTGATAGAAGCCGGTTACGTGGCCGTGGCTGACATGCTCAGCCGCCAGCCCTGGCCCGAACCCGGCGACGAGCTGCCCGTCCGCCGTACCGAGGGTCCTGTGGGCTCGGTCACGCACTAG